In Primulina eburnea isolate SZY01 chromosome 3, ASM2296580v1, whole genome shotgun sequence, one DNA window encodes the following:
- the LOC140828215 gene encoding uncharacterized protein isoform X2, translating into MKAFNSLITLVSLIVKKKKKNKMDSRPEENNSFQFNKLRHMHVDVNTASIVVDASKYIKKLKERVEKLDKEIAVLQSSNDQKKSLPSVKVETLEKGFRIKVFSEKTCPGLLVALLEAFEELGLEVLDATVSCAHNFSLEAISELIAG; encoded by the exons ATGAAAGCCTTCAATTCCCTTATCACTTTAGTCTCTCTTattgtgaagaagaagaagaagaataaaATGGATTCCAGGCCGGAGGAAAACAACTCGTTTCAGTTTAACAAACTGCGACATATGCACGTTGAT GTGAATACAGCATCAATCGTGGTAGATGCATCCAAATACATAAAAAAGTTGAAGGAAAGGGTAGAAAAACTTGATAAAGAGATCGCTGTTTTGCAAAGCTCAAACGACCAGAAGAAATCCTTACCTTCT GTTAAAGTTGAAACCCTAGAAAAAGGGTTCAGAATAAAGGTATTCTCAGAGAAGACTTGTCCAGGTTTGCTTGTGGCCTTGCTAGAAGCGTTTGAGGAGCTGGGCCTTGAAGTCCTCGACGCTACTGTTTCTTGTGCCCACAACTTTAGTCTTGAAGCCATCAGCGAG TTGATTGCAGGGTGA
- the LOC140828215 gene encoding transcription factor bHLH93-like isoform X1: MKAFNSLITLVSLIVKKKKKNKMDSRPEENNSFQFNKLRHMHVDVNTASIVVDASKYIKKLKERVEKLDKEIAVLQSSNDQKKSLPSVKVETLEKGFRIKVFSEKTCPGLLVALLEAFEELGLEVLDATVSCAHNFSLEAISEGDGQFDDSIDAQVVKQAVLQAIRSWNQNSEQE, encoded by the exons ATGAAAGCCTTCAATTCCCTTATCACTTTAGTCTCTCTTattgtgaagaagaagaagaagaataaaATGGATTCCAGGCCGGAGGAAAACAACTCGTTTCAGTTTAACAAACTGCGACATATGCACGTTGAT GTGAATACAGCATCAATCGTGGTAGATGCATCCAAATACATAAAAAAGTTGAAGGAAAGGGTAGAAAAACTTGATAAAGAGATCGCTGTTTTGCAAAGCTCAAACGACCAGAAGAAATCCTTACCTTCT GTTAAAGTTGAAACCCTAGAAAAAGGGTTCAGAATAAAGGTATTCTCAGAGAAGACTTGTCCAGGTTTGCTTGTGGCCTTGCTAGAAGCGTTTGAGGAGCTGGGCCTTGAAGTCCTCGACGCTACTGTTTCTTGTGCCCACAACTTTAGTCTTGAAGCCATCAGCGAG GGTGATGGGCAATTTGATGATAGCATAGATGCCCAGGTGGTAAAACAAGCTGTGTTGCAAGCTATCAGGAGTTGGAATCAAAATAGCGAGCAAGAATAa